The Cottoperca gobio chromosome 22, fCotGob3.1, whole genome shotgun sequence genome contains a region encoding:
- the ldah gene encoding lipid droplet-associated hydrolase isoform X4: MDKVVTDSRDESHTDFIYCCRAITEVLKFGSCQLHSGHKVLFLLIPGNPGVVGFYKTFMQTLHRMFGYRHPVWAVSHAGHCAPPDSMDMVEDASSAAEGDVFGLNGQIEHKLAFLRRHVPRDTSLVLVGHSIGCYIILDMMKRNPELKIIKSIMLFPTIERMAQTPQGKVMTPVLCRLRYLVYLPLFLLSLLPDGLKAGLVRLVFGGISSLDHTVVQPTVGLLSGDCAANAVYMGGQEMRKVLERDNITIKKNLEKITGVLLDIIMT; this comes from the exons ATGGACAAAGTGGTGACAGACAGCAGGGATGaatcacacacagactttatcTACTGTTGTAGAGCCATCACAGAGGTTCTGAAATTTGGCTCCTGTCAGTTACACTCTGGACACAAGGTGCTTTTTCTCCTCATTCCAG GTAACCCAGGTGTAGTGGGCTTCTACAAAACTTTCATGCAAACACTTCACAGGATGTTTGGATACCGACACCCAGTGTGGGCAGTGAGCCACGCGGGACACTGTGCACCACCAGACTCCATGGACATGGTAGAAG ATGCGTCCTCAGCAGCTGAGGGGGACGTCTTTGGTCTGAACGGGCAGATTGAACACAAACTGGCCTTCCTGAGGAGACATGTCCCCAGAGACACCAGCCTGGTCCTGGTGGGACATTCCATTGGCTGCTACATTATTCTGGACATGATGAAGAGAAATCCTGAACTTAAG ATTATTAAGTCCATCATGCTGTTTCCCACCATCGAGCGCATGGCTCAGACTCCTCAGGGGAAGGTCATGACACCTGTGTTGTGTCGCCTGCGTTACCTGGTCTACCTGCcgctcttcctgctctctctgctgcctGACGGACTCAAAGCAGGCCTGGTCAGACTGGTGTTCGGGGGCATCAGCTCTCTGGACCACACTGTAGTACAACCTACTGTAGGTCTACTCAGTGGCGACTGTGCTG ccaATGCTGTGTACATGGGGGGTCAGGAAATGAGGAAAGTGCTGGAAAGAGACAACATAACCATCAAGAAAAACCTTGAGAAG ATCACTGGTGTCCTGTTGGATATTATCATGACATGA
- the ldah gene encoding lipid droplet-associated hydrolase isoform X1, translating into MDKVVTDSRDESHTDFIYCCRAITEVLKFGSCQLHSGHKVLFLLIPGNPGVVGFYKTFMQTLHRMFGYRHPVWAVSHAGHCAPPDSMDMVEDASSAAEGDVFGLNGQIEHKLAFLRRHVPRDTSLVLVGHSIGCYIILDMMKRNPELKIIKSIMLFPTIERMAQTPQGKVMTPVLCRLRYLVYLPLFLLSLLPDGLKAGLVRLVFGGISSLDHTVVQPTVGLLSGDCAANAVYMGGQEMRKVLERDNITIKKNLEKLIFYYGATDHWCPVGYYHDMKQDFPQGDFRLCENGFRHAFVLDAGREVATLVFEWMSGGSGNMSSPSIYSSAVGHELSASRTHAGFTSDLMDLN; encoded by the exons ATGGACAAAGTGGTGACAGACAGCAGGGATGaatcacacacagactttatcTACTGTTGTAGAGCCATCACAGAGGTTCTGAAATTTGGCTCCTGTCAGTTACACTCTGGACACAAGGTGCTTTTTCTCCTCATTCCAG GTAACCCAGGTGTAGTGGGCTTCTACAAAACTTTCATGCAAACACTTCACAGGATGTTTGGATACCGACACCCAGTGTGGGCAGTGAGCCACGCGGGACACTGTGCACCACCAGACTCCATGGACATGGTAGAAG ATGCGTCCTCAGCAGCTGAGGGGGACGTCTTTGGTCTGAACGGGCAGATTGAACACAAACTGGCCTTCCTGAGGAGACATGTCCCCAGAGACACCAGCCTGGTCCTGGTGGGACATTCCATTGGCTGCTACATTATTCTGGACATGATGAAGAGAAATCCTGAACTTAAG ATTATTAAGTCCATCATGCTGTTTCCCACCATCGAGCGCATGGCTCAGACTCCTCAGGGGAAGGTCATGACACCTGTGTTGTGTCGCCTGCGTTACCTGGTCTACCTGCcgctcttcctgctctctctgctgcctGACGGACTCAAAGCAGGCCTGGTCAGACTGGTGTTCGGGGGCATCAGCTCTCTGGACCACACTGTAGTACAACCTACTGTAGGTCTACTCAGTGGCGACTGTGCTG ccaATGCTGTGTACATGGGGGGTCAGGAAATGAGGAAAGTGCTGGAAAGAGACAACATAACCATCAAGAAAAACCTTGAGAAG CTGATATTTTATTACGGAGCTACAGATCACTGGTGTCCTGTTGGATATTATCATGACATGAAGCAGGACTTCCCACAGGGAGACTTCAGACTGTGTGAAAACGGGTTCCGCCACGCCTTCGTCCTGGACGCAGGAAGAGAAGTTGCCACACTAGTGTTTGAATGGATGAGTGGAGGGTCTGGGAACATGAGTTCTCCTTCCATCTACTCGTCTGCTGTGGGACATGAACTCTCTGCATCCAGAACACACGCTGGTTTCACATCAGACCTCATGGACTTGAATTGA
- the ldah gene encoding lipid droplet-associated hydrolase isoform X2, with translation MQTLHRMFGYRHPVWAVSHAGHCAPPDSMDMVEDASSAAEGDVFGLNGQIEHKLAFLRRHVPRDTSLVLVGHSIGCYIILDMMKRNPELKIIKSIMLFPTIERMAQTPQGKVMTPVLCRLRYLVYLPLFLLSLLPDGLKAGLVRLVFGGISSLDHTVVQPTVGLLSGDCAANAVYMGGQEMRKVLERDNITIKKNLEKLIFYYGATDHWCPVGYYHDMKQDFPQGDFRLCENGFRHAFVLDAGREVATLVFEWMSGGSGNMSSPSIYSSAVGHELSASRTHAGFTSDLMDLN, from the exons ATGCAAACACTTCACAGGATGTTTGGATACCGACACCCAGTGTGGGCAGTGAGCCACGCGGGACACTGTGCACCACCAGACTCCATGGACATGGTAGAAG ATGCGTCCTCAGCAGCTGAGGGGGACGTCTTTGGTCTGAACGGGCAGATTGAACACAAACTGGCCTTCCTGAGGAGACATGTCCCCAGAGACACCAGCCTGGTCCTGGTGGGACATTCCATTGGCTGCTACATTATTCTGGACATGATGAAGAGAAATCCTGAACTTAAG ATTATTAAGTCCATCATGCTGTTTCCCACCATCGAGCGCATGGCTCAGACTCCTCAGGGGAAGGTCATGACACCTGTGTTGTGTCGCCTGCGTTACCTGGTCTACCTGCcgctcttcctgctctctctgctgcctGACGGACTCAAAGCAGGCCTGGTCAGACTGGTGTTCGGGGGCATCAGCTCTCTGGACCACACTGTAGTACAACCTACTGTAGGTCTACTCAGTGGCGACTGTGCTG ccaATGCTGTGTACATGGGGGGTCAGGAAATGAGGAAAGTGCTGGAAAGAGACAACATAACCATCAAGAAAAACCTTGAGAAG CTGATATTTTATTACGGAGCTACAGATCACTGGTGTCCTGTTGGATATTATCATGACATGAAGCAGGACTTCCCACAGGGAGACTTCAGACTGTGTGAAAACGGGTTCCGCCACGCCTTCGTCCTGGACGCAGGAAGAGAAGTTGCCACACTAGTGTTTGAATGGATGAGTGGAGGGTCTGGGAACATGAGTTCTCCTTCCATCTACTCGTCTGCTGTGGGACATGAACTCTCTGCATCCAGAACACACGCTGGTTTCACATCAGACCTCATGGACTTGAATTGA
- the ldah gene encoding lipid droplet-associated hydrolase isoform X3: MFGYRHPVWAVSHAGHCAPPDSMDMVEDASSAAEGDVFGLNGQIEHKLAFLRRHVPRDTSLVLVGHSIGCYIILDMMKRNPELKIIKSIMLFPTIERMAQTPQGKVMTPVLCRLRYLVYLPLFLLSLLPDGLKAGLVRLVFGGISSLDHTVVQPTVGLLSGDCAANAVYMGGQEMRKVLERDNITIKKNLEKLIFYYGATDHWCPVGYYHDMKQDFPQGDFRLCENGFRHAFVLDAGREVATLVFEWMSGGSGNMSSPSIYSSAVGHELSASRTHAGFTSDLMDLN, encoded by the exons ATGTTTGGATACCGACACCCAGTGTGGGCAGTGAGCCACGCGGGACACTGTGCACCACCAGACTCCATGGACATGGTAGAAG ATGCGTCCTCAGCAGCTGAGGGGGACGTCTTTGGTCTGAACGGGCAGATTGAACACAAACTGGCCTTCCTGAGGAGACATGTCCCCAGAGACACCAGCCTGGTCCTGGTGGGACATTCCATTGGCTGCTACATTATTCTGGACATGATGAAGAGAAATCCTGAACTTAAG ATTATTAAGTCCATCATGCTGTTTCCCACCATCGAGCGCATGGCTCAGACTCCTCAGGGGAAGGTCATGACACCTGTGTTGTGTCGCCTGCGTTACCTGGTCTACCTGCcgctcttcctgctctctctgctgcctGACGGACTCAAAGCAGGCCTGGTCAGACTGGTGTTCGGGGGCATCAGCTCTCTGGACCACACTGTAGTACAACCTACTGTAGGTCTACTCAGTGGCGACTGTGCTG ccaATGCTGTGTACATGGGGGGTCAGGAAATGAGGAAAGTGCTGGAAAGAGACAACATAACCATCAAGAAAAACCTTGAGAAG CTGATATTTTATTACGGAGCTACAGATCACTGGTGTCCTGTTGGATATTATCATGACATGAAGCAGGACTTCCCACAGGGAGACTTCAGACTGTGTGAAAACGGGTTCCGCCACGCCTTCGTCCTGGACGCAGGAAGAGAAGTTGCCACACTAGTGTTTGAATGGATGAGTGGAGGGTCTGGGAACATGAGTTCTCCTTCCATCTACTCGTCTGCTGTGGGACATGAACTCTCTGCATCCAGAACACACGCTGGTTTCACATCAGACCTCATGGACTTGAATTGA